A single Pseudoalteromonas phenolica DNA region contains:
- a CDS encoding sensor histidine kinase — translation MKTLKQQLFRATWLGAIMLISIYTLVLSSAIMYTENRSSEQRLSIIAPHHFKQFATTETPEIEINPLLTLYKDYSSLPQKIQAAISEGWTGVQTFQFDDDSEFSVYAAALDGQTHTYYAVEDVNPIEWSDADLLKVEVIFAGAGGLLFLLATYLIRVQAGRLAKPLQDLVHHISDKNKDDLDTDIVNEKSCAEIYHIETAVNHYRQRMKQMLHREQTFTRYVSHELRTPMMAIKGNVSVLQKRHGDNKQLKGINKALDNVNELIHTFLCLARESELAPTPITLDNRWVEMLIAPLQSKCQANQVTLNWQLQEPFEINCEAILLQTLVYNLLDNAINCTFDGEVDLFVSQSGVVVIDSGIGLDEKPRGYEGFGVGLQIVEDICAKYHWQFSLQSNPEQGCRAEVTFV, via the coding sequence ATGAAAACTCTTAAACAGCAACTTTTTAGAGCAACGTGGCTCGGCGCAATTATGCTTATCTCTATTTATACATTGGTATTGAGCTCTGCCATTATGTATACCGAAAATAGAAGTAGTGAACAGAGACTCAGTATTATTGCCCCCCATCATTTTAAACAGTTTGCAACGACCGAAACACCTGAGATAGAGATAAACCCACTCCTAACACTCTACAAAGATTACTCGTCTTTACCCCAAAAGATACAAGCGGCTATCTCAGAGGGTTGGACAGGTGTGCAAACTTTCCAGTTTGATGATGACAGTGAATTTAGTGTATATGCAGCCGCTTTAGATGGTCAGACACACACCTATTATGCCGTAGAGGATGTGAACCCAATTGAGTGGAGTGATGCTGATTTATTAAAAGTTGAGGTTATTTTTGCCGGTGCTGGTGGTTTACTTTTTTTACTGGCAACTTATCTGATCCGTGTTCAAGCGGGCCGTTTAGCAAAACCGCTTCAGGATTTAGTGCATCATATCAGCGATAAAAACAAAGATGATTTAGATACAGACATTGTCAATGAGAAAAGTTGCGCGGAGATCTATCACATCGAAACGGCTGTGAACCATTATCGCCAACGGATGAAACAAATGCTCCATAGAGAGCAAACCTTTACTCGCTATGTCAGCCATGAATTGCGAACACCTATGATGGCCATTAAGGGGAATGTGTCTGTGTTACAAAAGCGACATGGCGACAATAAACAATTGAAAGGAATTAATAAAGCCTTAGATAACGTGAATGAATTAATTCACACCTTTTTGTGTTTGGCCAGAGAGTCAGAGCTAGCGCCTACTCCAATTACACTCGATAATAGGTGGGTTGAAATGCTCATTGCACCTCTACAAAGTAAATGCCAGGCGAATCAAGTCACTTTAAATTGGCAATTACAAGAACCTTTTGAGATAAACTGTGAAGCAATCCTGTTGCAGACACTTGTATATAATCTATTAGACAATGCCATAAACTGTACCTTTGATGGCGAAGTTGATTTATTCGTCAGTCAATCAGGTGTCGTCGTGATAGATTCAGGTATAGGACTTGATGAAAAGCCCAGAGGCTATGAAGGGTTTGGTGTGGGTTTACAAATTGTTGAAGATATTTGTGCAAAATACCATTGGCAATTCTCACTACAAAGTAACCCTGAACAAGGTTGTCGAGCCGAAGTAACATTTGTATAA
- a CDS encoding ArnT family glycosyltransferase, translating to MRFSHCLLVITALLLLIRLFTLGMYPLYDTTEARYAEIARLMVQSQDWITPWFDINVPFWGKPPAHTWITALSFEIFGINEWSARFAHWLMGAATVALLFAFTKRILGHTLAIYSSFILVTCLGFFVATSMVMTDPALLFASTLAMTSFWLCYTEKNRLAGLVFFFACGLGMLIKGPVAVVIIGIALVVWAIWQNQLFNAIKSLPWVLGLTVFIVTFAPWYLLAEQKTPGFINYFIIGEHIQRFLEPGWQGDLYGSAHLETKGTIWLFWLGVAFPWSFTLIFKLLTAPKQLKALCKIDLNRYLIAWAIAPMLLFTLASNILSAYVLPGLPAFALLMAIVFSHEKLLAVSNRPVLQTKADKPFLTIGLVCLALYSLIITAVIKGWHSKYSEIELLEVIAKPCPSVPVFYIEKRPFSARFYSCGKAQLIEQVAELSDILNTQKQSYLVLTHTQKKILTLPSTHTCLTINTSQKGVLLTCTQKSR from the coding sequence ATGAGGTTTAGTCATTGCTTGTTGGTCATTACTGCCCTACTGCTATTAATCAGATTATTCACATTGGGCATGTATCCGCTGTACGATACAACAGAGGCAAGATATGCAGAGATAGCCAGATTAATGGTGCAAAGCCAAGATTGGATCACCCCTTGGTTTGATATCAATGTGCCGTTTTGGGGCAAGCCTCCTGCCCATACTTGGATCACCGCTCTCAGCTTTGAGATATTTGGTATCAATGAATGGAGCGCGCGCTTTGCACATTGGTTAATGGGCGCGGCAACAGTTGCATTACTTTTCGCTTTTACCAAACGTATTCTAGGTCACACTCTTGCCATATATAGCAGTTTTATTTTGGTCACGTGTCTGGGCTTTTTTGTCGCCACCAGCATGGTGATGACCGATCCGGCACTCCTTTTTGCAAGTACTTTAGCCATGACCAGCTTTTGGCTCTGCTATACAGAAAAAAACCGCCTAGCAGGCCTTGTTTTCTTCTTCGCATGTGGACTAGGTATGCTTATAAAAGGTCCTGTTGCCGTTGTTATCATAGGGATTGCCCTTGTCGTTTGGGCTATTTGGCAAAACCAGCTATTCAATGCCATCAAATCGTTACCTTGGGTGTTAGGGCTCACCGTCTTTATCGTAACTTTTGCACCATGGTATTTACTTGCTGAGCAAAAGACGCCGGGCTTTATAAATTACTTCATTATTGGCGAGCATATTCAACGCTTTTTAGAACCTGGTTGGCAAGGTGACTTATATGGCAGTGCTCATTTAGAAACGAAAGGCACTATCTGGCTATTCTGGCTAGGTGTGGCTTTTCCGTGGTCGTTTACCTTAATCTTTAAATTACTCACCGCACCGAAACAACTAAAAGCTTTATGCAAAATAGACCTGAATCGTTACCTGATTGCTTGGGCCATTGCACCAATGCTGTTGTTTACACTGGCGAGTAATATTTTATCTGCCTACGTGCTCCCAGGCTTACCTGCATTTGCACTATTGATGGCCATCGTGTTTTCACATGAAAAACTGCTAGCTGTATCAAATAGGCCTGTATTACAAACAAAGGCTGATAAGCCGTTTTTGACAATAGGTCTAGTGTGTTTAGCACTATATAGTTTAATCATCACAGCTGTCATTAAAGGCTGGCACAGTAAATACTCTGAAATCGAACTACTCGAAGTGATTGCGAAGCCTTGCCCTTCGGTGCCTGTTTTCTATATAGAAAAACGACCATTTTCAGCACGCTTCTACAGTTGTGGCAAAGCACAATTAATTGAGCAAGTTGCTGAACTATCAGACATACTTAATACTCAGAAACAAAGCTATTTGGTGCTGACACATACACAAAAAAAGATACTCACTTTACCCAGCACGCATACCTGCTTAACTATTAACACGAGTCAAAAAGGGGTTCTACTGACGTGCACACAGAAAAGTCGTTGA
- a CDS encoding HIT domain-containing protein translates to MAFELAPELQRDCIELADWSLCKVLLMNDSQYPWFILVPRVEGCREIIDLDDKLQAQFWQESAQLSRTLQAVFSPDKLNVGALGNMVPQLHVHHIARFTNDVAWPKPVWGLHPAKPYTDEQIAELKKVF, encoded by the coding sequence ATGGCATTTGAATTAGCGCCTGAATTACAACGAGATTGCATTGAACTGGCTGATTGGTCACTGTGTAAAGTACTCTTAATGAACGACAGTCAGTACCCTTGGTTTATTCTCGTTCCCCGTGTTGAAGGCTGCCGTGAAATCATTGATTTAGATGACAAACTGCAAGCGCAGTTTTGGCAAGAGTCGGCCCAGCTAAGCCGCACATTACAAGCGGTATTTAGCCCAGATAAGCTCAATGTCGGAGCGCTAGGTAATATGGTCCCTCAGCTACATGTTCATCATATCGCTCGCTTTACAAATGATGTTGCTTGGCCAAAACCTGTGTGGGGTCTCCACCCAGCTAAGCCTTATACCGACGAGCAAATTGCTGAGCTGAAGAAGGTGTTCTAG
- a CDS encoding HugZ family protein, with the protein MREQALIEAKQLLTNAKIAVLSTHSNTLPGFPFGSTVQFFANTKGQVYLFISDIAQHAKNLSHDNKLSLTVFEQQDCDDPQMSRLTLVAEATKFARDDSEGLIAQFVEHFPSSEQYKDLTDFHIWELNMVRARFIAGFGKIFWLEQDEWAYGEL; encoded by the coding sequence ATGCGCGAACAAGCCCTGATAGAAGCCAAGCAGCTACTCACCAACGCTAAGATTGCGGTGCTCTCTACTCATTCAAATACTTTGCCAGGCTTCCCGTTTGGTTCAACAGTACAGTTTTTTGCTAATACCAAGGGACAAGTCTATCTATTCATTAGCGATATAGCTCAGCACGCTAAAAACTTGTCTCATGACAACAAATTATCTCTAACGGTATTTGAGCAACAAGACTGTGATGACCCACAAATGTCGCGCTTAACTCTCGTCGCTGAGGCCACTAAATTTGCTAGAGATGACAGTGAAGGTTTAATTGCCCAATTTGTAGAACACTTCCCAAGTAGCGAGCAATATAAAGATCTAACCGATTTTCATATTTGGGAATTGAATATGGTAAGAGCCCGCTTTATCGCAGGCTTTGGCAAAATTTTTTGGTTAGAACAAGATGAATGGGCGTATGGAGAATTATGA
- a CDS encoding LysR substrate-binding domain-containing protein has product MDIDALRSFLAFIETGSFTRAAKQVHRTQAAVSMQMKKLEEDVGKCLFEKQGRLLTLSQDGRQFSHYAKQLLQLHDETLQTMRHSASNTLLRLGCPDDYADNLLPELIKLLHAQFYNLDLRITCLPSFKIKQLLDAGDLDLGLITRSPDSEEGQLIYQDKGVWVYNPEHTAHLKSPLPIAVFQPDCRFHQGAIEGLMKAKIPFQVVASCSSLAALLGLVKQGVAIGAIANISTADYSVLSNAELPTLPGANVALIRSQSLRNPISHEIYEQLSQTMRTFSVNWP; this is encoded by the coding sequence ATGGATATTGACGCGCTGCGCAGCTTTTTAGCTTTTATAGAAACAGGCAGTTTTACTCGCGCTGCAAAACAGGTGCATCGGACCCAAGCTGCAGTGAGTATGCAGATGAAAAAGCTTGAAGAAGATGTCGGTAAATGCCTATTTGAAAAACAAGGTCGATTATTAACCCTAAGCCAAGATGGTCGCCAGTTTAGTCACTATGCTAAGCAGCTATTGCAGCTCCATGATGAAACTTTGCAGACGATGCGTCACAGCGCGAGCAATACGCTGCTCAGACTGGGTTGCCCAGATGATTATGCCGACAACCTTTTACCTGAGCTGATTAAGCTCTTGCATGCGCAATTCTATAATTTGGACTTAAGAATAACTTGTTTGCCAAGTTTTAAAATCAAACAATTATTGGATGCGGGCGATTTAGACCTTGGGCTTATTACCCGCTCTCCCGACTCTGAAGAAGGCCAGCTCATTTACCAAGACAAAGGGGTGTGGGTGTATAACCCTGAGCACACGGCTCACCTTAAATCACCTTTGCCAATTGCAGTATTTCAACCAGATTGTCGCTTTCACCAAGGTGCCATTGAAGGACTCATGAAAGCAAAAATTCCTTTTCAAGTCGTCGCAAGTTGTAGCAGCCTTGCGGCTTTACTGGGTTTGGTAAAACAAGGTGTCGCCATCGGTGCAATCGCAAATATATCTACAGCAGACTATAGCGTGTTAAGTAACGCTGAGTTACCCACTTTACCCGGTGCTAATGTAGCTTTGATCCGCAGTCAAAGTCTGCGTAACCCTATTTCCCACGAGATTTATGAGCAACTCAGTCAGACTATGAGAACTTTTTCAGTAAACTGGCCATAA
- a CDS encoding HDOD domain-containing protein, giving the protein MSTENALLTILIDRINNDTLVLPTLPEIAVKVRQAADDPDVNLMQMADVISQDPALAARMIKVANSAFMGRSVKVNTLNQAVTRIGLRQIKNIATAMAMEQLFVSNNKLIKTYMDKAWQKTLKVACQAITCMDFYLRLNKHTSLNKDTITLASLVFNIGVLPILTEAERHPEVFANPSFLAHAIQKLAGKIGGSIMREWGFTDEFVEVAESWSNPNYKPEHVCYVDFIRVGAIAEGILQVSDKAASLKMYEDKSVINSLEMFTSDEYLSTLEDVKSMFA; this is encoded by the coding sequence ATGTCTACAGAAAATGCATTATTGACGATCCTAATAGATAGGATTAATAACGACACCTTGGTGTTACCAACATTACCAGAAATTGCAGTTAAGGTGAGACAAGCTGCTGATGACCCCGATGTAAACTTGATGCAAATGGCTGATGTGATTTCACAAGATCCTGCGCTTGCTGCACGCATGATTAAGGTGGCAAACAGTGCGTTTATGGGGCGTTCTGTAAAAGTAAATACGCTAAATCAGGCTGTGACCCGAATAGGTCTTAGACAAATCAAAAATATAGCAACAGCTATGGCAATGGAGCAGCTGTTTGTTTCGAATAACAAGTTGATAAAAACCTATATGGATAAAGCTTGGCAGAAAACATTAAAAGTAGCTTGCCAAGCAATAACCTGTATGGACTTTTATTTGCGTCTCAATAAACATACATCACTAAATAAAGACACCATCACTCTTGCATCTCTAGTATTTAATATTGGTGTTTTACCTATCTTAACTGAAGCAGAACGTCACCCTGAAGTGTTTGCAAACCCAAGCTTCTTAGCGCATGCCATTCAAAAATTAGCAGGTAAAATAGGTGGTTCTATTATGCGTGAATGGGGCTTTACTGATGAGTTTGTTGAGGTTGCAGAAAGCTGGTCAAACCCAAATTATAAGCCTGAGCATGTGTGTTATGTAGACTTTATTCGCGTTGGTGCAATTGCTGAGGGTATTTTACAAGTTTCTGACAAAGCTGCGTCATTAAAAATGTATGAGGATAAGAGTGTAATTAACTCTTTAGAGATGTTTACCAGTGATGAGTATCTATCAACACTTGAAGATGTGAAGAGTATGTTCGCTTAA
- a CDS encoding S9 family peptidase, whose translation MALSLPLMAAATTAVAQPLTLERIFDDPGLAGKAPVQLKFSPDGSRVTYLQGKVDDYNRYDLWEYNLKDNTNRLLVDSQALFSGPETLSDEEKARRERQRIFGRGILEYKWSADGKALLFPLNGDLYYYQIASGKSRKLTNTEAFETDARFSPKGNFVSFIREQNLYALELSSGKEIQLSKDGGGTIKNGMAEFVAQEEMSRMTGYWWSGDESKIAFTRIDESPVQEAIRNEIYADEVKLFNQRYPFTGTPNVEIELGVVKLNDQKVDWIDLGEDKDIYIARAKWLKDNKTLSYQWQNRSQQKLELRFYDSKRKTQKVALTETSDTWINLHFDLHFLKDKKHFVWASERDGFKHLYLYRTDGTLIRQITKGDWIVESIKAIDEKKGIVYFSGRKDTPLESHLYSVPLFKKGHITRITQPGSFHRVVVAKDAKTFIDKSSSVNKPSSVALRKVNGDFITWLEENKLDDKHPLTPYLSNLVEPEYGTLKAEDGQLMHYRIFKPANMEKGKKHPVMVNVYGGPHAQRVTNSWRSKNLYFQYMAQQGYVIFQLDNRGSYNRGKKFEDPIYKYLGEVEVQDQIRGVEFLRTLDYVDANRIGIYGHSYGGYMALMTMFKAGDYFQAGVSGAPVTDWALYDTHYTERYLGHPATNAKGYEMSAVFPYADGLKGPLMIYHGMADDNVLFTHATKLFKQLQDDAKPFEMMTYPGSKHSLRGKKVQTHLHQTITNFFNRHFNM comes from the coding sequence ATGGCGCTAAGCTTACCGTTAATGGCCGCTGCAACCACAGCCGTTGCTCAACCATTAACCCTTGAGCGTATTTTTGATGATCCAGGTTTGGCTGGTAAAGCCCCTGTGCAACTTAAGTTTTCTCCTGACGGCAGTCGTGTTACTTATCTACAAGGTAAAGTGGATGACTACAACCGTTATGATTTATGGGAATACAACTTAAAAGACAACACAAATCGCCTATTAGTTGACTCTCAAGCACTTTTCTCAGGTCCTGAAACCTTGTCTGACGAAGAGAAAGCTCGTCGTGAACGTCAGCGTATTTTTGGTCGTGGTATTTTAGAATACAAATGGTCAGCGGATGGTAAAGCATTACTTTTTCCACTTAATGGCGACTTGTACTACTACCAAATCGCATCTGGCAAAAGCCGTAAGCTAACTAATACTGAAGCGTTTGAGACCGATGCCCGTTTCTCGCCAAAAGGTAACTTTGTTTCGTTCATTCGTGAGCAAAACCTATATGCCTTAGAGTTGAGTTCAGGTAAAGAAATTCAATTGAGCAAAGACGGTGGCGGCACCATTAAAAATGGTATGGCTGAGTTCGTAGCGCAAGAAGAAATGAGCCGTATGACGGGTTACTGGTGGTCAGGTGATGAGAGCAAAATTGCTTTCACCCGTATCGACGAAAGCCCAGTACAAGAAGCCATTCGTAATGAAATCTACGCTGACGAAGTAAAGCTATTCAACCAACGTTACCCGTTCACGGGCACACCAAACGTAGAAATTGAACTGGGTGTGGTAAAGCTGAACGATCAAAAAGTGGATTGGATTGACCTTGGCGAAGACAAAGATATTTATATTGCCCGCGCAAAATGGCTAAAAGACAATAAAACACTGTCTTACCAATGGCAGAACCGCTCTCAGCAGAAACTTGAATTACGTTTCTACGACAGCAAGCGCAAAACACAAAAAGTGGCACTGACTGAAACCAGCGATACGTGGATTAACTTGCACTTTGACCTTCACTTCTTAAAAGACAAAAAGCATTTTGTTTGGGCCTCAGAGCGCGATGGCTTTAAGCACCTTTACTTATATCGCACAGACGGCACGCTTATTCGCCAAATCACAAAAGGTGATTGGATTGTTGAAAGCATCAAGGCAATCGATGAGAAAAAAGGCATTGTTTACTTCTCTGGTCGTAAAGATACGCCATTAGAAAGCCACCTTTACAGCGTACCGCTATTCAAAAAAGGTCATATCACTCGCATCACTCAACCAGGTAGCTTCCACCGTGTAGTTGTAGCAAAAGACGCGAAAACCTTTATCGATAAGAGCTCATCAGTAAACAAACCAAGTTCTGTCGCTTTACGTAAAGTGAACGGTGATTTCATCACTTGGTTAGAAGAAAACAAGCTAGATGACAAGCACCCTCTTACACCTTACCTAAGTAACTTAGTTGAGCCAGAATACGGTACGCTTAAAGCTGAAGATGGTCAGCTAATGCACTACCGTATCTTCAAACCTGCGAACATGGAAAAAGGTAAGAAGCACCCTGTTATGGTTAACGTTTACGGCGGTCCACACGCACAACGTGTAACTAATAGCTGGCGTAGCAAAAACTTATACTTCCAATACATGGCGCAACAAGGTTATGTGATCTTCCAATTAGATAACCGTGGTTCGTACAACCGTGGTAAAAAGTTTGAAGATCCTATCTACAAGTATCTAGGCGAAGTTGAAGTACAAGATCAGATCCGCGGCGTTGAGTTCTTACGCACACTAGATTATGTCGATGCAAACCGCATTGGTATCTATGGTCACAGTTACGGTGGTTACATGGCGCTTATGACCATGTTCAAAGCTGGCGACTACTTCCAAGCAGGTGTTTCTGGTGCACCAGTAACTGATTGGGCGCTGTATGACACACACTACACTGAGCGTTATTTAGGCCACCCTGCGACAAATGCAAAAGGCTACGAAATGAGTGCGGTATTCCCGTATGCTGATGGCCTAAAAGGTCCACTGATGATCTATCACGGTATGGCCGATGACAACGTATTATTTACACACGCAACTAAGCTATTTAAGCAACTGCAAGACGATGCTAAGCCATTTGAAATGATGACTTATCCAGGGTCTAAGCACAGCTTGCGTGGTAAAAAAGTACAAACACACTTACACCAGACGATCACAAACTTCTTTAATCGTCACTTCAACATGTAA
- a CDS encoding glycosyltransferase family 2 protein, protein MTPLSLVKLSPSSDTQSQKAVSIEQQKEGTQNKPVISLIVPVFNEQEVLRAFHHRVCSVSAGIKQCHFELVYIDDGSHDDSWQILQSLTHQFCDVRCLQLSRNFGKEAAVTAGLEHATGDAVVLLDADLQDPPELLPEMIQAWQQGADVVNMKRASRQGESWFKIASAHAYYRLLNWVSDSPVAEDVGDFRLLSRNVVEAIKQLPERNRYMKGLMSWPGFKQITLEFERPERAAGTTKWNYFQLIKLALSGITSFSVKPLRFATWMGALVSLYAFIFAAWVVIKTLVFGEVVQGYPSMMLTMLALGGVQLLAIGILGEYIARLFTEAKQRPIYLVMTEHYKPCHTAEQRHEV, encoded by the coding sequence ATGACACCACTTTCATTGGTTAAGCTGAGCCCTTCTAGTGATACACAATCTCAAAAAGCAGTATCCATTGAACAGCAAAAAGAAGGCACTCAAAACAAGCCAGTTATTAGCCTCATTGTGCCTGTATTTAACGAGCAAGAGGTGCTCAGAGCATTTCACCATAGAGTATGTTCGGTGAGCGCAGGCATTAAACAATGTCATTTCGAACTTGTATATATCGATGACGGCAGTCATGACGACTCATGGCAAATTCTGCAAAGCCTGACTCATCAATTCTGTGATGTTCGATGCTTACAACTGAGCCGTAACTTTGGCAAAGAAGCTGCCGTTACGGCAGGCCTCGAACATGCAACTGGTGATGCAGTGGTGCTACTTGATGCCGATTTACAAGACCCTCCTGAATTGCTCCCTGAAATGATACAAGCTTGGCAACAAGGTGCTGACGTGGTCAATATGAAACGCGCAAGTCGTCAAGGCGAATCTTGGTTCAAAATAGCCAGTGCGCATGCCTATTACCGCCTTCTAAATTGGGTATCAGACAGCCCTGTTGCTGAAGATGTCGGAGACTTCAGATTATTATCTCGCAATGTCGTTGAGGCAATTAAACAACTCCCAGAGCGAAATCGCTACATGAAAGGTTTAATGAGCTGGCCCGGCTTTAAACAAATAACATTAGAATTTGAACGCCCCGAACGCGCAGCTGGCACCACCAAGTGGAACTACTTTCAACTTATCAAACTCGCATTGTCAGGGATCACCTCGTTTAGTGTCAAACCGCTGCGTTTTGCAACTTGGATGGGGGCATTAGTGTCTTTATATGCCTTCATTTTTGCCGCTTGGGTGGTGATAAAGACGCTTGTATTTGGCGAAGTCGTACAAGGTTACCCGAGTATGATGCTCACTATGCTCGCCTTGGGTGGAGTGCAATTACTGGCGATTGGCATTCTAGGGGAATATATAGCAAGGCTGTTTACCGAAGCAAAACAACGACCTATCTACTTAGTCATGACAGAGCATTATAAACCTTGTCACACTGCGGAGCAGCGCCATGAGGTTTAG
- a CDS encoding glutathione S-transferase family protein: MQLYIANKNYSTWSLRAWLMLEKSGVNFEETKLNLETPEFFSTLKNITPTAKVPCLVDGDSLVWESLAICEYISETYLLGKGWPSEISQRAKARALASEMHAGFNALRNEMPMNIRAKRKLVLSEQAKRDIQRIEQIFTEQYEQHRGWLFGEWSIVDAMYAPVVLRFQTYGIELNELATAYMQQVQDCPALQKWIKAALEETEWVEMDEAGEDIT, from the coding sequence ATGCAGCTATATATCGCCAATAAAAACTACTCGACTTGGTCATTAAGAGCCTGGCTTATGCTCGAAAAATCAGGTGTTAATTTTGAAGAGACTAAGCTCAATTTAGAAACACCTGAATTTTTTAGCACGCTTAAAAATATCACGCCTACAGCGAAAGTCCCGTGTTTGGTAGATGGTGATAGCCTTGTGTGGGAGTCCCTTGCAATTTGTGAGTATATAAGTGAAACTTATTTATTAGGGAAAGGTTGGCCGAGTGAAATCAGTCAAAGGGCAAAAGCAAGAGCGCTTGCCTCTGAAATGCATGCAGGGTTTAACGCTTTACGTAACGAAATGCCGATGAATATCCGAGCGAAGCGTAAACTTGTCTTAAGCGAACAAGCAAAGCGTGATATTCAACGTATTGAGCAAATATTCACGGAGCAATATGAGCAACATCGAGGCTGGTTATTTGGTGAGTGGTCTATCGTGGATGCCATGTATGCGCCAGTGGTGTTACGTTTTCAGACTTATGGCATTGAGCTTAATGAGTTGGCAACTGCCTATATGCAGCAAGTACAGGATTGCCCCGCTTTGCAAAAGTGGATCAAAGCAGCCCTCGAAGAAACTGAATGGGTAGAAATGGATGAAGCTGGAGAAGATATTACCTAA
- a CDS encoding GtrA family protein, with protein sequence MGQQFIKFAMVGVLGFVADLVIFYLLVFMNIESLLARVCAFWCATIVTWLGNRLFTFATYDSGWFKQLIRHLSVSHLFGMVNISVFYCLSLIVPLFLAFAVGTTIAMLGNYTFSKFWVFSEKDEKAAT encoded by the coding sequence TTGGGTCAGCAGTTTATTAAATTTGCCATGGTGGGGGTCCTCGGTTTTGTGGCCGACCTAGTGATATTTTATCTTCTGGTTTTTATGAATATAGAGAGTTTGCTTGCGCGGGTATGTGCTTTTTGGTGCGCCACAATAGTGACTTGGTTGGGCAATCGTCTTTTTACTTTTGCAACCTATGACTCTGGGTGGTTTAAACAACTTATTCGGCATCTATCGGTGAGCCACTTGTTTGGTATGGTAAATATCAGTGTGTTTTATTGCCTTAGTTTGATTGTGCCACTCTTTTTGGCTTTTGCGGTGGGCACGACAATAGCTATGCTAGGGAATTATACTTTTAGCAAGTTTTGGGTATTTTCTGAGAAAGATGAAAAAGCCGCAACCTGA